Genomic window (Musa acuminata AAA Group cultivar baxijiao chromosome BXJ1-9, Cavendish_Baxijiao_AAA, whole genome shotgun sequence):
TAATGGTCAAACTCCAGTTCTTCTGCAAGAAAATAAATCAGATTTCCAGTTCCATAGATGTCATTGGTGAGAGAAAAAGTTAGTCAGACACCTTCTTaaatacttgatgcttttcaatgTAGGGTGCCGTCAGAAGCAGGCAAGCTTTCCACTAAATGAGACACCACACCGCGAACTGGTCGACGTACTGACCATTGGGAGAGGTCAAAACGAAGCCCAAAGAGAGATTTCAAATCATTCATCGATGATTTGCTTGCTGAGTCTTTGCTTGGTTGTTTTCACTACTAAGCAAGGACGGTTCATTGCATTATGCAATGCTCCCATCAATATAGATTCGACGTAGATTTGAAAGAATTAATATATACAATTTTATCtctgtaaataaaataaattaaagagtTAATATACAATCACcccttctaattttttttaatatttcgagTGTTATTCTTTTACTTGTTCAAATGTTATTTGAATATTATATGACAGATGATATCATATACTCAAAAGTTTGAtccaatttatatttttattatgtatatttatttttataactttcaaaaaaaaaacaagttggGAGTGTATGCAGTGAATTTTACTTGCCATCCTCAGTCGATGATAACCAAACCGACCAACACATTGTCTTCTTCCCCACATAATAAGCCGCACGTCGTTTCGCACTCCTTCCTGCGTTGACAGCGAGCTGCcacccgccaccaccaccacctcctcctcctcctcctcctcgtgctcCTTCCCCCTCCGTCGGCGGAACTCCAAGTATATAATAATCGTAGACGTTAATTGGCTAGTTCAAGGTGTTCGACCATAATCCCTCCTCCtcattcttcttcgtcttcttcttctgatcTCAAATTGCACGGAATTCCCTGCCACTTTGTGAAGAGAACCATGAGCGCCAACGCGACTTTTACCGCGAAGTGAAGTCCAACGGCAAGGAGGCGAGAAATGGATGCCCGGATGATGCGAAGGCACGCGTCGCAGGCGAGTCCGGAGAGGTCCAAAGTGTGGACCGAGCCGGCTCTGAAGCAGCGCCTGCAGGAGCGGCAGCGAGGGGGGAAGATTCCCGTGGTGTACTACCTCTGCCGGAATCGCCACCTCGAGCACCCGCACTTCATCGAAGTCCCGCTCTCTTCCCCCGAAGGACTCTACCTCAGAGGTTAGTGTGGACCGGTTTCGGGCGAATGGGAGAGAAAAGGAGCGATCTTGATGCATCCAGGGGTTGACTTTTCCTGTGTGTGTCTCTTCCTCCGTAGATGTGATCGACAGGCTTAACGTGCTGAGAGGCAAGGGGATGGCCGCCATGTACTCCTGGTCCTCCAAGAGGTAAATTTCTCGAGATTGGAGACCGCAAGAACCCTAGATTTCAACTCTGCAATCAGCTAATGGGTCGGCGATGGTGCAGGAGCTACAAGAATGGATTTGTGTGGCATGACCTCTCCGAGGACGATCTGATCCTGCCGTCGCAGGGCAATGAGTACGTGCTCAAGGGTTCCGAACTCTTGGATCAAACCCCTCCAGGTACATCGTGGATTTGCGTGTAGACTATATCTTATTGTTAGTGAAGTCGGAAGAATATAATTCTATGACCAGATTGAATGATGCTTATGTTCGATTCAGATCGGAACAGTGATGGCATAAGCAATGGAATGACTCAGAATCTGAAATACCCTATGCAAGAGCCACCGACAATCTGTTATAAAGGCCAAGAAGCTTCTTGTTCTTCGTCTTCTGCAATGATTATGATTAGGGAGCCTAAGCTTCCCCCGCCGTCACCGAAGCAACCAACTCCTCCTCATTCTCCTGCTGCACAAGGATATGTGCTATGTCCCTCGGCCTGTAGATCAGGCTCCTTGGGGAACTTTTCACCGAAGCCTGGTGCTAGAACTTCCCCGCCATCAGCATTGGGTTCCCCGAACTCGATGGAGTACAGGATCTGCAAGCCCATTGGAGCTCAGGATGCCTCCACTCAAACCGACGACCGAGGAAGTATGAGTCATGGATCGATCACTCAAATTGTTGGCGTCCCAACAGATGATAGGCCTCGAAATGAGCAGACAATGTGTTCAAAGGAGGAGCTTGAAACCAATAATGTTGAGACATCACCACCTTTAACACTTCCCAGTGATCCTTCATGTGGGAAGATGAATACCTTGGAGTCCTTGATTAGAGATGAAGTAAGCAGAAGGAACAACTTTAGGATTATGGAAGCGGAGGAAGTTTTCCTCCCAAACAGGTCAAAATTTAAAGCCACAAATATGCTTATGCACCTGATTACTTGTGGATCAACCTCTGTGAAAGACCACTATGGCCTTGGATTTATGCCAACCTATAGGACAAGGTTCACTGGTACAAGTTTCGCCTCACCATTGTCTGCCAATTCAATGGTTCTGGGGGGAATTAATGGCTTGCCAGAGAGCCGAAGAGAAATTGGCGTAAGTCTGAAAAAGGGACATTTTAGTGGGAGCATGATTGAAACAAACAAGTACAAAGAGGAAATAGTGGAAGGAGTTTCTAGTCTAAAACGATCGTCTTCCTTTGGTGAGGAAAGGTAGTGCAGAATTTAATTGCTTAAATCAATATTCTGAATAGAAATATTTCCATGTAAGTGTTGATGTTCTGCATATATTCTACTTGATTGACTAGCCTTTAGGTAAACACGAATGGTCTGAAAATCATAACATAAGTATGTTTATTGGGGAACAAACTTGGAAGCTCGCTTTGTGATATCATTGCTAAATTGATTGTCTCATCTTCACTTGACCATAGGGTTATCTGTAATTTGTGCAGTTAAGGAATTTAATCAGTTGTCTAGTTTCAAGGGaaaaaatattatgagaaaaaaaaaatattgaaaaattttcttttcctctttggcTACACTAAAGGACTGAGATTTGAAACACTCAGGACATGGAAAGGTGTGTTTGATCTGCTTCTTGTCCTTTTTTTTTCCATGTTTTGGGTAGGCCTGCTGAAAACATATTTGCTCTTCCTGTTGATACATATCTTGCTTCCCTTTTGTTGCAACTGACTGGAAGGAGAACTTCCTCTCTCATTTCCATATTGCTTACAAGTAATATGCAGTTATATCTGCAGTCTGTAAAATCCTCATAATTGATGATAAAGTTGGCAGGACTTATATGTGATAAAGCTTCATCATGACAATATCCTGCATATATTCATCAAGTGTGCAAATTTCATTTAATAGGTAATTGAGTTTGATCGTTTCCAGAGATATTAGGTAGCATGCCTCATATCTCTTCCTGCATCGAGTGTACTGAAGCTAACCTTTTTCTTTTGTAACCAGGTACAATAAATTATTGAACTAACTCTTAAATGAGGTTTTTAGATAATTACCATTTCAAACTTTGGAAATAGTGTAGTTTCCCCTCCATTTTGGCTtcttaattttctttttgaaCTCTCAGGCTTTGGTCCATGTACTTGTTGAAGAAACAGTGGTGAAGTGATACATGAGCTACTGTGGCTATGTTATTTATGCTTAAACCGAATAATATTTTCTAACAGAGTTATAAATCATATTCTTGAGTTATAAATTCTTTTTGCATGAGCTATAGATAAATCACCATTGTATGGGGTTACTGGAAGCATGGAAATGACAAGGAGTGATATTTGCATTCAGTAGCAAAGAATTTGTTAAGCGGATTGATACTAACAACCCACAAAGAATGAGAGAGGGGCCATAATAAAATGCAGAATTGTGTTATTCAGTGCAACTATATTTCTTATGagttgaagaaagaaaattaaaaaatgttTCAACTGCCAGAAAGAAAGGATATCTTTTGTTACAGTGCTTTTGAGTGAATGTGCAGTAGATTTCAAGTTTCGAAGAGATaatcttggattttttttcttgacGATACTTTAGAGACAAAGGCCGATTTGTGCTTCTTGACAGCTACTGAGTCTAGGATCATTGATATCCTGGCCTTGATTTGGCCAGCATGCAAATGCTAGTACTATTAGCCTAATTCACATGACGAAGTTTTCTGGTTTTTGTCGAAGTTTTTTATTTATGTTCCTTTCAAAGGTGATCATATGTCCACGGATATAGGAGCTTCAGTCATTAGGGTTGTAGGACAGAAATTGTAGAATCTGATAGTGTTTTTTAACTCAATGACTTCTGGAGAAAGATGTAGTGAATTATCTGCATCACGTCTTACATGACAGAGAGAGGGACCATTATATCTGTAACATAATGGTTCATAAATCTTAGTGTGCAATACTTTATAGGTCCTGGCTGCAAAATCCTTGTGGACACCTGTGTAAGTTCACAATACCCCATCTAGAACTTGTCAAAATGAACTCTCCTTTGGAAATCCCCATCTGATTAGGACTGAGCCAATGCAACCTACAAATCTAACTAAAAGTTTTGGATGAAGCATCTTAAGTTAGCATCTTAAGTTATGACTTGGTTTGTAGGTTGCGTTGGCACAATCCAAATAAGGGACAGTTTAGTGGTTTGTAGGTTGCATTGGCACAGTCACCTCAAGGTATGACTTGGTTTGTAGGTTGGAAATCCCCATCAAACCAAGTGCCAATGCACTTGCTTGTTGAGGAATTTAGCATCTTACTTGGTTTGTAGTAACCGTTGGAAATAATAGATAAGCTAGGTATGAATTTATGGTCAAGTGTTTTGGCTGAGAGACCAGGTTGCATAAGGGTTTGGTAGTCGAATGAGCGTCAGCTCTGCAAGATCATGATAGCACAGaataaaattatttctatattgtACCGAACAATGCTGACCTCATTAAATTGAACATCATAATTGAAATTACAAATCTCATGATACCAGATTTGCTTTTGTACTTACATATATGGACTTGTACATAGCAtcctttatatttaaaaattctccAATTTACAACTTTGGTTCAAATATTGTATATATAAAGAAATCCTACTGATACAGGAACCACAACATGCCTCATTCGAGAAGGAACAAGGAAAAGGAAGCAGATTCAGCTCAGTTAAAGTGCCTCCCTAGTACAATGAAAATTTCATCCTGCACACAGTCAAGGGATAATCAGAATGGAACTTTGATGTCCCAAATTTCAGAAATAATGGGGAACTCTTCTGGCATATTCTCACCactcaattcatcatatggtgaaAACGAAAGGATTATAGATAAGGGATCATCTGTGAGGTCAGAATTTTacagagaagaaaaagagaaggtgATCAAGATCGAAGAAAGTTGAGTCTTATTGTCCATGTTCCCTCTTGCTGAATCTTTATAGTTACTCGTTTCTTGCCCCTCAATTTCTGTTTCACTATTTTCCTGCAGGCTTAAATCTGGAGCTCGGTTCATAATCGAGTCTAGATCACTAGGTGATGATATTGAAGATACCTCTGAATGAACACAGGAACTCTGTGTTAATGTATCATGTCCCATTTCAGTATCAGCTGCTTTCTTTACAGCTGTGCTTGGAGGAATCTGTCCAACATTTAAAGTGCTTGTAAGTGCCATTTATtcgtttttttttacttattccaGTTCTTTTGAGTTGTCTTATTCTGACAACCCTAGCAAGAAACGTATAAGTTGGCTACCTGCAAAGAAATGTCATTGTTCCACTAATGTCTTGTGGCTTTTAAGCTGCAAGAAGAGAGCAATTCCTTACACACTGTGAGCTAAGTTTGCTCTCTTTTTTGGTGGTACAATAAAACACGCTGCATGACACTGTCGCATGTACATAACAAAGATGAAGGTGAGCTGTGCTTGGCTTCAACTTGAAAATCTTTACAGAACACTTTTCATTttatgagaaaactattgaaatcTGGGTGTAGTATTCTGGTTGCCCGTGTCAATTGACCATTATATTAAAGAACGTTCTTGTCCACCATGTGCCCAAGGTGAGTATTTTTATTTTACCATGGTTCCCATAGCTATGATGTTGGAATTTCAACAGGATATGATGTATCAGATAAGGTGATTCCTCTTTGATAATGGCATCGCAGGGGTTTGATATATATAGatcatgaaaaaatattttcttccttGTAATTATGCATTTTTATTTAAGTTGCTGTCAGCTTTTGAATGGTTGATTGAAAGAAATGAACAAGTCAAATAGTATAGTATTTATTGCTTCTCTCTTTTTGACTTCAGTGAATTCACTTGTAAAATGTAAGGATACAACTGCTTTGATGTGGTCCTTATGTTTTTGTCAAAAGAGCAAAATAATGGGAGTCATGTCACTGTTTGCAAGATTTGCGGATACTcacactcatcatgatgtatcggtATAATCTATTTGCATTATGTTGCTACTTCCTGTGATGTTCAACACCTCGTTTTGCACAATACCAACTGTGTGCTATAAATGCTGGATCTGCCCTCAGAATGAGAGCAACCGAACTCTCTCGTTCGTGTGGTCCTGAAGAGGATGTTCTTATGCGTCAGAGCTGCCACACTGATCATGTGTTGTGTCACATCAATTGTTCTATTGTTTGTTTCGACTTGCAGGTGAATGACAAACTTTTTGGAATCCATGAAAAGAATGTTCATGTGCCATATAAATCTGGTACGATCTTTCGGGTTCCCGATCAAGAATGTTTGAGGTGGATGAAAAGCATGCCCATGGAGTCTCTGGCACGGTAGGACAATGCCATGGATCACATTGGACAAAATAGTTTGCAACTGTAAGATgtaataaaataacataaaacaaGATTGACATAATTAAAATCAAGGAGGAATCTGATCCACCAGACCATCTCAAGACATTGACACAGCTACAGTTTGAGCTCTTTGCTATTGCAATTTTATGAAGCCAAGGAATCTGAGGCTTCAAAATAAGAACACAGTTATATGAGATAAATCATGAACATCGCTTTTCTGTACAGAGCCGGAGTGACATTGTATTACAAGCTTTCAGTCAGCAAATTTCTCGAAATTCTATAAAAGAAAACTTTCAAACACATGCCAGCAGCTCGGGTTACAAAATATACTCGGAGCTCACGACAAATGGAGCTCCATTACTAGGGTGCAACACAAGACACTAAATTTAACAACCCTGGAGCTGACAAAATCATCTTTTAATCAGAAGTCAAGTAGGTTGAGGCACCGCCTGTGACAGGGGCAATGTGAGCCAGGCCTTAAATATGTCTCAACAATAATATGACATCCACTGAGAGTCCTTACCTAGTCATAAAGCCCTTCTTCGTGCCAAATATCAACCAAAAAATCTACCATTTCCTGTATATGACCAATAAACATACAATAATGTATAAGAAGATCTAAAAGATTATTCTAAAAACATTCTGGATTTAGAACTATATGGAAAATAAGATAGGGAAGCATGGACTTACAGATAATGGAATTGACTCTGGAAAAGGTTGGCTTGTCGATAGCAAGTCATCATATGTTGAGCACCAGCTGAACAAGACAAATAATTGAACGCTAAGGGAATAGAGATTACCATCATGATATATTCATAGTAATGAGTATTTGATTAACAAAACTAAAAGCTCCATTCTAGGTCTTTGGAACATACAGTTACAGAGAATTTGAAATTAGAAAATGATATTGTTTAAAAATACATGTGAACTGGATTTTAGCTTAATCTTATACCTGCAGCTGCAAAGATTTAGATGCACTCATGCCATGAATGCCAAATTTACAACCCTAATTTGAACAAAATTTCCTCACTATGGAAACATGTGAACTGATAGTCTCTTGGACTAAAACGGTACCAACATTTTACCTTGAGATAGTGTGCAAGAGAACTCAAACCAATTCCCTGAAGGCGGGGAGTAAACAGGACCTATTCTTTATCAATGAGATAGTGTGCAAGAGTATTAATCAAATCATTTGCTACTACAACGATAAAGGCACTTGAGCTTGACACCTAATATGGTAGCAAAAATAGTTGTTTGTTAACAAATCAAGTCCTATGTCTTTCTACTTCTTTTAATCCTCTAATTCACCAAAAAGCAAATATTCTCTAACGTTTACCTTTCCATTGTACATTCCTCAACTCCACAGTCCAATAAGGAAAGCAAAATATACACCAACATAAAAAGCTTCCATCAATGCAAAGTCTAAAGAGGGTAGATATATGTATTTTAACCGCGCAAGCAGAGAAACTATTTTCTTGGCTTGAATCCTGATCATCCAAGTTgcaaagaaaaatatcataacttGGCACCAAGGTCCATCCACTGAACATTTAGCAAAAGCAATAGGCTTGGTTGATAATATCATCTTATTCCCAACATAAAATAATCTCTCTGCTCATTTTCAGCCAGGCTGCCCAACTGCCATGTTACATAGGTCAGTTCCAGAAACTAATTGGAGTTTCCTAATCCTTTTATACTCTAAAAACTTTATGCCAGATATGTCACCTGCTTTGCATTGTATATGAGCCAAACTTCAATTTTCATTTGCTCAAAGCATTAACAATCATGAGTTTCTCAAGCATTCATCAAACACCAAGACACTTAGTTTGGGTCAAAATCTTAGCATCACCAGCTGTAGATCAACAAAAGAAATTTCTATGATAGAAGTAGGACTATAACCAACATGTGCTCTCAATGAGAATTCCAAAGTGCTGACTTAGAAAATATAATACTGACACACAACAAATGTCAGGCAAATTGATCATATAATTTAATGTTAGAGGAAAATAATGCACAGGTCTTAACTCCTGCCTATAGAGTAATACAGTCTTCAAATGCAGAAGTTACACCTATATACGAAGAACTCACAGTCAAATCTAATAGAAATGATGAGGGACCAAGGTGTCTACCTTATTGATGGTTCCCTTGGTATTCTGCGGCAACTTTTTGACTGGTCTCCTACCCATTCTTGTCTCATCTCATTCCAAGCTAAAGCAGCTGCAAAATATAGGTTACAATTCTTGAGCATTAacatgagcaatttttttatcctCCAATCCCCAGTGACAAATAATATGGAAACTTTTGATGAGCTTTGTTAAACAATAAACAGTAAAGAACAATGTAAACTAATATGTATAAACCAGCAAAACTGCAGATATTACTCAAGTACAAAAGTACAAAACAATGTAAACTAATAAGTAGGCACAGACAAAAAGTTATCCAGCTATTTCCTACTTCAACCTTCTGATAATATGTAGCCATTTTCGGCTTGTTAATAATGAAAAAATATGGATAACAAAGTAAAGATGTATTTCTCACGAAAGGCCCATCAATCAAGGCCTCAAACAGAAAACTCCTCAACTCTCAGCCCACAATATTGTTAATTGTAATATTACCAAAAGCAATATTGACAAAATGAATGTGTACAGAAGAAACTAACATATCTTGATGTTCATATGGTAGAACATGGCAACCCTGTTATGTATGCATAGTGCAACCAAGGCCGGCCAGGTACACATACCCTGACCAAGAGCCCAGCAAATAAGCGACGATATTATTAGCATAAATGTAACTTGACCTGctttttttcttagaaaaaaatGTTTTCGGTTATCAAATTTCCACTCTGTTCACTACATAACAAATAACCAATATATATCTCATGCAAATTCTATATGTGACTCAACAAATGTCCACATGAGTGAAGTAGTCAAACTAAACAAGACCATAACAATTATTTTAAAATGGTATTACTACATAATAAGTCATATGTGATAGGACATACTGATATTTCATCATGAAATTTGTAAAGAAAATAATCAACAAGCATCAGGATTTGATTAGAAAACAATATTCATCAAGCTGGAAATTTTCAATACCATTTTGAGACAGACCTTGATTAATAAAGGGATGGTTGTTTTTATTTTCCAGTGGAACCTTCATGTCCTTTGAAACAGATGTGAGGCACAAAGGACGGTGTGCATCAAGGGAGTTAAAGTTGCCAAAATCATTTTCCATTTCCCTTGAACTTGATGACCATTGCCTTATCCAACACCTTGAAGATTgatctctccaaaaggatgacatcAGTGTTCTTTCTGAATTTGATCTGGTTTCAGCTTGGATGCCCAAACAACAACTGCTCTGCACAAACTTAAAGAAACTAAATGGTGTTCCATGAATACAAAAAGAAGAATGAACATTCAAAAATGAATTAGCTAAGGTAACTACTGCAGATCGTCCAGAAAAGAAACTGCAAACATACAGAAATAAATAGCTTGTCATCCTCATCTCAAGAAACAGAAATGCCTACCCCATGGAAGCTAAATTTACGTAACTTATGCAGGAGCATTCATCTATCAATATCACGCCTCCATGACAGCTCATCTAGTGATATCTAATGTAGCTTCCACATTCCTATcagtaaaaaaggaaaaaacaatGAGCTTCTAAATCCATCTGCATGAGCAACATCGAAGTTCTAAAATGTTCAGCAAATAAATAGTAGTAGTGAGCAAGAAAGCACCGTATGACTTAAATGAAAACCACAATTTCAGTTTCTCTGTTTACTTTTTTGCAAATGCCTTTAGTAACATTGGAACAATTAcggaatataaataaaaatacattGTTTCACATCCAAATGTAAAATCAAATCAACTAAATGAATACCACAAAAGGAACAATCTGATCATGGTTTAAGACGAGAATATTGCAATGGCTTTGGATGTCCCTCGTAGTATGGTTCAATAGTAGACATATGATGGGAATGTTTCTTGTTCCACATAAAATGTGCTAATTTCTTGTTCCACAAATTGTACCACAAGTCATTGGTACATGTAACTTGCCAAAAAAATCACGTACCAACTAAACCATCTAACATAAATCCTTGGCAGAATCCATAACGTTTATCACATTATTTTCTTACTTTGCAATCATTGGTATATTTCACTGTGAATAATAATACCATTAGTGTATTTGTTATTTGAAATTTCTACATAAGCTAAAGAGTATCACAACCCCAAGTTACTGTAGCATCCATTGCCTCTTTTTTAAATTTTAGGGCATCACGGCAAGTTCTCACTCCTGTTGAATGGGGATGGCACATAATGGATTGCTTCATCTATAGTGGTTAGGCGGGACAAGCCGGATCAAGGCTGTGTCAAATTGATTGTCGACTGCTCCTATAGTAGTCAAAGGAGGGGGGTTTGGGTTTACTCTTAAGAACTCATATTGGTTCTTTCCTGGGTAAATTCAATACTGGTACAGGGAGCCTCTACAATGAGCTTGTTGCTATAAAAGATGGGTTATTCTAGTCAGCAAGGAAGGAATTCTATAAATTATTGTGATGTCAAATGTGGAGACGGCTATTCTCATATCGGACAAACGCACaaaactctctttttttttatatcatcTCTCTTTTTTTATCATGTAGAACTCTCCCATTTGTTCGAGAAGGGTAACGAATGTGTAAACTGGCTAGCTAAATTTGCTAGAACCTCTAGGTCAACTTTTGTTTGGCTAGGGGAGGTACCACCTCTCTTCCGTAGTCTATTGTGTGGTGACCTCCAGAGCACAAGCTGTAATCACTTTTTGAGTTAAATGCATTtctatttaaaaaaagaaaaaaaaacttctcTCGCCCACTAAGTTCTATATATTGTTTCCACAATTATTCAATCTATCATCATAGATGCCATGAAGTACTTAGTAACCAGAAATTATGAGATGATAACAACTCCAGACAACAAGAAACACCTATCCAACACAAATTTCAGTTCAAGTAACACGACTCTGTCTAAGTTAGGATAATAACGTATGTCAATagaggaagagaaagggatgagttGTTAATTTCACTTTGTTACAACACAAGGGGCAATAAGAACACGATTTGATAGGAAAACAAAAATTAGCTTCAAATCTCCCCAATATGGGGAAGAAGCAAAAAATAAGGGTTTCGAAGAGAATCGAATTTCCTCCGATTCTCTCTCACGTATTCGCATCT
Coding sequences:
- the LOC135593497 gene encoding protein SOSEKI 3-like isoform X2 codes for the protein MDARMMRRHASQASPERSKVWTEPALKQRLQERQRGGKIPVVYYLCRNRHLEHPHFIEVPLSSPEGLYLRDVIDRLNVLRGKGMAAMYSWSSKRSYKNGFVWHDLSEDDLILPSQGNEYVLKGSELLDQTPPDRNSDGISNGMTQNLKYPMQEPPTICYKGQEASCSSSSAMIMIREPKLPPPSPKQPTPPHSPAAQGYVLCPSACRSGSLGNFSPKPGARTSPPSALGSPNSMEYRICKPIGAQDASTQTDDRGSMSHGSITQIVGVPTDDRPRNEQTMCSKEELETNNVETSPPLTLPSDPSCGKMNTLESLIRDEVSRRNNFRIMEAEEVFLPNRSKFKATNMLMHLITCGSTSVKDHYGLGFMPTYRTRFTGTSFASPLSANSMVLGGINGLPESRREIGVSLKKGHFSGSMIETNKYKEEIVEGVSSLKRSSSFGEERNHNMPHSRRNKEKEADSAQLKCLPSTMKISSCTQSRDNQNGTLMSQISEIMGNSSGIFSPLNSSYGENERIIDKGSSVRSEFYREEKEKVIKIEERLKSGARFIIESRSLGDDIEDTSE
- the LOC103998502 gene encoding uncharacterized protein LOC103998502 isoform X1, which produces MSCHGGVILIDECSCISYVNLASMGCCLGIQAETRSNSERTLMSSFWRDQSSRCWIRQWSSSSREMENDFGNFNSLDAHRPLCLTSVSKDMKVPLENKNNHPFINQAALAWNEMRQEWVGDQSKSCRRIPREPSISWCSTYDDLLSTSQPFPESIPLSEMVDFLVDIWHEEGLYD
- the LOC103998502 gene encoding uncharacterized protein LOC103998502 isoform X3; the encoded protein is MLLHKLRKFSFHGSSCCLGIQAETRSNSERTLMSSFWRDQSSRCWIRQWSSSSREMENDFGNFNSLDAHRPLCLTSVSKDMKVPLENKNNHPFINQAALAWNEMRQEWVGDQSKSCRRIPREPSISWCSTYDDLLSTSQPFPESIPLSEMVDFLVDIWHEEGLYD
- the LOC103998502 gene encoding uncharacterized protein LOC103998502 isoform X2; this translates as MLLHKLRKFSFHGFVQSSCCLGIQAETRSNSERTLMSSFWRDQSSRCWIRQWSSSSREMENDFGNFNSLDAHRPLCLTSVSKDMKVPLENKNNHPFINQAALAWNEMRQEWVGDQSKSCRRIPREPSISWCSTYDDLLSTSQPFPESIPLSEMVDFLVDIWHEEGLYD
- the LOC135593497 gene encoding protein SOSEKI 3-like isoform X1; the encoded protein is MDARMMRRHASQASPERSKVWTEPALKQRLQERQRGGKIPVVYYLCRNRHLEHPHFIEVPLSSPEGLYLRDVIDRLNVLRGKGMAAMYSWSSKRSYKNGFVWHDLSEDDLILPSQGNEYVLKGSELLDQTPPDRNSDGISNGMTQNLKYPMQEPPTICYKGQEASCSSSSAMIMIREPKLPPPSPKQPTPPHSPAAQGYVLCPSACRSGSLGNFSPKPGARTSPPSALGSPNSMEYRICKPIGAQDASTQTDDRGSMSHGSITQIVGVPTDDRPRNEQTMCSKEELETNNVETSPPLTLPSDPSCGKMNTLESLIRDEVSRRNNFRIMEAEEVFLPNRSKFKATNMLMHLITCGSTSVKDHYGLGFMPTYRTRFTGTSFASPLSANSMVLGGINGLPESRREIGVSLKKGHFSGSMIETNKYKEEIVEGVSSLKRSSSFGEERNHNMPHSRRNKEKEADSAQLKCLPSTMKISSCTQSRDNQNGTLMSQISEIMGNSSGIFSPLNSSYGENERIIDKGSSVRSEFYREEKEKVIKIEESLNLELGS